A stretch of the Musa acuminata AAA Group cultivar baxijiao chromosome BXJ2-7, Cavendish_Baxijiao_AAA, whole genome shotgun sequence genome encodes the following:
- the LOC135584267 gene encoding psbP-like protein 1, chloroplastic isoform X2 → MASLPQVPAARRAPFLNSSSFTSSHKFLSQGPALFPCCYSRRRPAFQVKAEASPISQQEGSGRRQSLVLGAITFFGSLSHANSASSEAKKGFQAVLDKKDGYTFLYPFGWQEVVVQGQDKVFKDVIEPLESVSVNMVATGKQDVRDLGPPQQVAEALVKKVLSPTSQKTKLVEAAERDVDGKVYYTFEFIAQAPNYTRHALGAISIGNGKFYTLTTGANERRWGKMKDKLHEVVDSFKIFDV, encoded by the exons ATGGCCTCTTTGCCGCAGGTTCCTGCAGCCCGTCGGGCGCCGTTCTTGAACTCTTCCTCTTTTACTTCATCCCACAAG TTTTTGTCGCAGGGCCCTGCGTTGTTCCCTTGCTGCTACAGCAGAAGAAGGCCTGCCTTTCAGGTTAAAGCTGAGGCTTCTCCAATTTCCCAACAAG AGGGATCTGGGAGGCGCCAATCACTAGTCCTAGGAGCAATTACCTTTTTTGGCTCTCTATCTCATGCTAATTCCGCATCGT CAGAGGCTAAGAAAGGATTTCAAGCTGTCTTAGATAAGAAGGATGGTTACACATTCCTCTACCCATTTGGATGGCAG GAAGTCGTAGTCCAGGGGCAAGATAAGGTTTTCAAAGATGTGATTGAGCCCTTGGAAAGTGTTAGTGTCAACATGGTTGCAACTGGTAAGCAAGATGTCAGGGACCTCGGACCGCCGCAACAG GTTGCTGAAGCTTTAGTTAAGAAGGTTTTATCTCCTACTTCACAAAAAACGAAGTTGGTTGAAGCAGCCGAG CGTGATGTTGATGGGAAAGTTTACTACACCTTCGAGTTTATTGCACAGGCTCCAAACTACACAAGGCATGCTCTCGGTGCAATTTCCATTGGAAATG GTAAATTTTACACTTTGACAACAGGAGCCAACGAAAGGAGATGGGGGAAGATGAAGGACAAGCTGCATGAAGTCGTAGACTCCTTTAAGATCTTTGACGTTTGA
- the LOC135584267 gene encoding psbP-like protein 1, chloroplastic isoform X1, producing the protein MASLPQVPAARRAPFLNSSSFTSSHKFLSQGPALFPCCYSRRRPAFQVKAEASPISQQEGSGRRQSLVLGAITFFGSLSHANSASFAAEAKKGFQAVLDKKDGYTFLYPFGWQEVVVQGQDKVFKDVIEPLESVSVNMVATGKQDVRDLGPPQQVAEALVKKVLSPTSQKTKLVEAAERDVDGKVYYTFEFIAQAPNYTRHALGAISIGNGKFYTLTTGANERRWGKMKDKLHEVVDSFKIFDV; encoded by the exons ATGGCCTCTTTGCCGCAGGTTCCTGCAGCCCGTCGGGCGCCGTTCTTGAACTCTTCCTCTTTTACTTCATCCCACAAG TTTTTGTCGCAGGGCCCTGCGTTGTTCCCTTGCTGCTACAGCAGAAGAAGGCCTGCCTTTCAGGTTAAAGCTGAGGCTTCTCCAATTTCCCAACAAG AGGGATCTGGGAGGCGCCAATCACTAGTCCTAGGAGCAATTACCTTTTTTGGCTCTCTATCTCATGCTAATTCCGCATCGT TTGCAGCAGAGGCTAAGAAAGGATTTCAAGCTGTCTTAGATAAGAAGGATGGTTACACATTCCTCTACCCATTTGGATGGCAG GAAGTCGTAGTCCAGGGGCAAGATAAGGTTTTCAAAGATGTGATTGAGCCCTTGGAAAGTGTTAGTGTCAACATGGTTGCAACTGGTAAGCAAGATGTCAGGGACCTCGGACCGCCGCAACAG GTTGCTGAAGCTTTAGTTAAGAAGGTTTTATCTCCTACTTCACAAAAAACGAAGTTGGTTGAAGCAGCCGAG CGTGATGTTGATGGGAAAGTTTACTACACCTTCGAGTTTATTGCACAGGCTCCAAACTACACAAGGCATGCTCTCGGTGCAATTTCCATTGGAAATG GTAAATTTTACACTTTGACAACAGGAGCCAACGAAAGGAGATGGGGGAAGATGAAGGACAAGCTGCATGAAGTCGTAGACTCCTTTAAGATCTTTGACGTTTGA
- the LOC135584267 gene encoding psbP-like protein 1, chloroplastic isoform X3: protein MASLPQVPAARRAPFLNSSSFTSSHKFLSQGPALFPCCYSRRRPAFQVKAEASPISQQEGSGRRQSLVLGAITFFGSLSHANSASFAAEAKKGFQAVLDKKDGYTFLYPFGWQEVVVQGQDKVFKDVIEPLESVSVNMVATGKQDVRDLGPPQQVAEALVKKVLSPTSQKTKLVEAAERDVDGKVYYTFEFIAQAPNYTRHALGAISIGNGANERRWGKMKDKLHEVVDSFKIFDV, encoded by the exons ATGGCCTCTTTGCCGCAGGTTCCTGCAGCCCGTCGGGCGCCGTTCTTGAACTCTTCCTCTTTTACTTCATCCCACAAG TTTTTGTCGCAGGGCCCTGCGTTGTTCCCTTGCTGCTACAGCAGAAGAAGGCCTGCCTTTCAGGTTAAAGCTGAGGCTTCTCCAATTTCCCAACAAG AGGGATCTGGGAGGCGCCAATCACTAGTCCTAGGAGCAATTACCTTTTTTGGCTCTCTATCTCATGCTAATTCCGCATCGT TTGCAGCAGAGGCTAAGAAAGGATTTCAAGCTGTCTTAGATAAGAAGGATGGTTACACATTCCTCTACCCATTTGGATGGCAG GAAGTCGTAGTCCAGGGGCAAGATAAGGTTTTCAAAGATGTGATTGAGCCCTTGGAAAGTGTTAGTGTCAACATGGTTGCAACTGGTAAGCAAGATGTCAGGGACCTCGGACCGCCGCAACAG GTTGCTGAAGCTTTAGTTAAGAAGGTTTTATCTCCTACTTCACAAAAAACGAAGTTGGTTGAAGCAGCCGAG CGTGATGTTGATGGGAAAGTTTACTACACCTTCGAGTTTATTGCACAGGCTCCAAACTACACAAGGCATGCTCTCGGTGCAATTTCCATTGGAAATG GAGCCAACGAAAGGAGATGGGGGAAGATGAAGGACAAGCTGCATGAAGTCGTAGACTCCTTTAAGATCTTTGACGTTTGA
- the LOC103992150 gene encoding WUSCHEL-related homeobox 3B-like, which produces MPQAPSTRWCPTPEQLMILEELYRSGVRTPDASQIQQITAHLSRYGRIEGKNVFYWFQNHKARERQKLRRRLSIHHHLLCSGYPLALFPRRQLHCFQDAPLLHHHIPTSHFPHQVSSPYQILLDADATQGLDLLCKLETKGDQVTALTNSTLNGHEWLAKMDIHSTNPPCCKPLKTLDLFPTKSTGLKDECTTSKSRSASPS; this is translated from the exons ATGCCTCAAGCTCCTTCCACAAGGTGGTGTCCGACGCCGGAGCAGCTGATGATACTAGAGGAGTTGTACAGAAGTGGAGTTCGCACCCCAGATGCTTCTCAGATACAGCAGATAACAGCTCATCTCTCACGCTACGGCAGGATAGAGGGGAAGAATGTGTTCTACTGGTTCCAAAACCATAAAGCCAGAGAAAGGCAGAAGCTCCGCAGGAGGCTTAGCATCCACCACCACCTTCTTTGCTCAGGCTATCCACTTGCGCTATTCCCTCGTCGCCAGTTGCACTGCTTCCAGGACGCTCCTCTTCTGCACCATCATATCCCCACCTCTCATTTCCCTCATCAGGTTTCCTCTCCTTACCAGATTCTCTTG GATGCGGATGCAACCCAGGGGCTGGATTTGTTGTGCAAGTTGGAGACCAAAGGTGACCAAGTAACTGCGTTGACAAACAGCACATTGAATGGGCATGAATGGCTAGCGAAGATGGACATTCACTCCACTAATCCTCCATGCTGCAAACCTCTCAAGACTCTTGATCTCTTCCCTACAAAAAGCACTGGCCTCAAGGACGAGTGCACCACCTCCAAGTCTAGGTCTGCATCCCCCAGCTGA